The following proteins are encoded in a genomic region of Schistocerca serialis cubense isolate TAMUIC-IGC-003099 chromosome 9, iqSchSeri2.2, whole genome shotgun sequence:
- the LOC126419918 gene encoding prisilkin-39-like, with the protein MASGVLCTAVLLAWLAAGAAASLAPRPYYDSYDYDYDYTYRQPARYVYRRPLYAHSFSSVYRYPYASQPYLPADYPRYYGRYDGLRDYDYGIYGGYGSYGGYGGYDGYGGYGGYRGYGGYGRYYL; encoded by the exons TGCACGGCTGTGCTGCTGGCGTGGCTGGCCGCGGGCGCGGCCGCCTCGCTGGCGCCCAGGCCCTACTACGACagctacgactacgactacgactacacCTACCGCCAGCCCGCGCGCTACGTCTACCGCCGGCCACTCTACGCTCACTCCTTCAGCTCCGTCTACAGATACCCGTATGCATCGCAgccgtaccttccagcag ACTATCCGAGGTACTATGGGCGCTATGATGGACTGAGAGACTACGACTACGGTATCTATGGTGGATATGGGTCCTACGGTGGCTATGGTGGTTATGATGGATATGGTGGATACGGTGGCTATCGTGGCTATGGTGGCTATGGTAGATATTACTTGTGA